A region of Streptomyces deccanensis DNA encodes the following proteins:
- a CDS encoding glycosyltransferase family 2 protein: MSVHSHTSAHQDAAPEFPRHVVTAVLVAHDGARWLPDALAGLLGQERPVQSAMAADTGSADDSARLLSDALGADRVLHLARRTGFGQAVEEANRTAGVLTQDDLAYLRRPSGWDPVTRSWRDDAYDMPELPHGEPVQWLWLLHDDCAPEPDALAQLLRVVENERELGRDDVAVVGPKLRGWYDRRQLLEVGVTIAPSGRRWTGLDRREQDQGQHDHVKPSLAVSTAGMLIRRDVFEELGGFDRRLPLMRDDVDLCWRATAAGHRVLVAPEAVVRHAEASSRERRTVDCVGRSAASPHMVDKAGAVYTLLVNSRTAQLPWVLLRIVLGTLLRIVAYLVGKVPGQAVDEIRGLLSLLLRPERIIAGRRRRGRSQLDKGELRPLFPPPGATVRATLEQAAGDLFGRTDAETSPAGRHGGAIESGPGDDDAEFLQVEQFARLKRIARAPGPVLFALLLLASLVACRELLGGGALAGGTLLPAPADSAELWSRYLDAWHPVGAGGAEAAPPYLAIVAMLASLLFGSTGLAVTVLLVASVPLAGFTAYFASRPLVESRLLRAWAAIVYAFLPAVTGALATGRLGTAVLAILLPLIARAGAAAAGLANSTGARGSWRATWAYALLLTITTAFTPIVWPIALLLGLGLLVVRRRELIAYGPRFLAQLGTPLLILAPWSLTLLPFGFFEEAGLEYGPSTASATDLLGISPGGPGTVGGLTLIGVVLAALAALLRAERRLAIRTAWTAALVALVLAVLSNGSTWAGPATLVYGIALLAAATLGADGARHRVAEQSFGWRQPVAVLIALAAAVGPLLAAAGWVLGGADGPLERRDPVQVPAFVAEESGTRDQARTLVLDSDSTAEVRYTLVRGSGVRLGDAELTAGAGENEQLDKVVANLVAGSGADQTDELGGFAVRYVLVRPGAPREVSRVLDATPGLSRLSQQDGSALWRVDRQVARVTVEASSGDPKAVAAGPVDVHTTIPAGGSGRVLRLADTADESWTATLDGKPLTPTTVDGWAQGFQLPVDGGRLDVTFDAPVTHTGWLWTQGSLAVVLVVLALPGRRRDVDDDLPDEPVAVPAQDVTGDGRRARRLRAQAEAEAEQSADTGAASPAEEVPVGAPVPQQQTYAQWATADQAGAEYGHYDQAYQGGQQYPAGTYDQQHYQADPYQGAQYDPYATYGGDTASYDQTYAQGYDATYDPSHGTGADSERPDGSHQQ; encoded by the coding sequence ATGTCCGTGCACAGCCACACCTCAGCTCACCAGGACGCCGCTCCTGAGTTCCCGCGTCACGTGGTGACCGCGGTCCTCGTCGCGCACGACGGCGCCCGCTGGCTGCCCGACGCGCTCGCCGGGCTGCTCGGCCAGGAGCGCCCCGTGCAGAGCGCCATGGCGGCCGACACCGGCAGCGCGGACGACTCCGCCCGGCTCCTCTCCGACGCCCTGGGCGCGGACCGTGTGCTGCACCTCGCCCGACGCACCGGCTTCGGCCAGGCCGTCGAGGAGGCCAACCGCACCGCGGGCGTCCTCACCCAGGACGACCTCGCCTACCTGCGGCGCCCCAGCGGCTGGGACCCGGTCACCCGCAGCTGGCGCGACGACGCGTACGACATGCCCGAACTCCCCCACGGGGAGCCGGTCCAATGGCTGTGGCTGCTGCACGACGACTGCGCCCCCGAACCCGACGCCCTCGCCCAGCTGCTGCGCGTCGTGGAGAACGAACGCGAGCTGGGCCGCGACGACGTCGCCGTCGTCGGCCCCAAGCTGCGCGGCTGGTACGACCGCCGTCAGCTGCTGGAGGTCGGCGTCACCATCGCCCCCTCCGGCCGCCGCTGGACCGGCCTGGACCGCCGCGAGCAGGACCAGGGACAGCACGACCACGTCAAGCCCAGCCTCGCCGTGTCCACCGCCGGCATGCTGATCCGCCGCGACGTCTTCGAGGAGCTGGGCGGCTTCGACCGCCGACTGCCCCTCATGCGGGACGACGTGGACCTGTGCTGGCGCGCCACCGCCGCCGGGCACCGCGTCCTCGTCGCCCCCGAGGCCGTCGTCCGGCACGCCGAGGCCTCCTCGCGCGAGCGCCGCACCGTCGACTGCGTGGGCCGCAGCGCCGCCTCCCCGCACATGGTCGACAAGGCGGGCGCGGTCTACACCCTCCTCGTCAACTCCCGTACGGCGCAGCTCCCCTGGGTGCTGCTGCGCATCGTCCTCGGTACCCTGCTCAGGATCGTCGCGTACCTCGTCGGCAAGGTCCCCGGACAGGCCGTCGACGAGATCCGGGGCCTGCTGAGCCTGCTGCTGCGGCCCGAGCGGATCATCGCCGGGCGGCGCAGACGAGGCCGCTCACAGCTGGACAAGGGCGAGCTGCGGCCACTGTTCCCGCCGCCCGGCGCGACCGTCCGGGCCACCCTCGAACAGGCCGCCGGCGATCTGTTCGGCCGTACCGACGCCGAGACCTCCCCTGCCGGACGGCACGGCGGCGCCATCGAGTCGGGCCCCGGCGACGACGACGCCGAGTTCCTCCAGGTCGAGCAGTTCGCCCGGCTCAAGCGCATCGCCCGCGCCCCCGGCCCCGTCCTCTTCGCCCTCCTGCTGCTCGCCTCGCTCGTCGCCTGCCGTGAACTGCTCGGCGGCGGCGCGCTGGCCGGCGGCACCCTGCTGCCCGCCCCCGCGGACTCCGCCGAGCTCTGGTCGCGCTACCTGGACGCCTGGCACCCGGTCGGCGCGGGCGGCGCCGAGGCCGCCCCGCCGTACCTGGCCATCGTGGCCATGCTCGCCTCGCTGCTGTTCGGCTCGACCGGGCTCGCGGTCACCGTGCTCCTCGTCGCCTCCGTGCCGCTGGCCGGCTTCACCGCGTACTTCGCCTCGCGCCCGCTGGTCGAGTCCCGGCTGCTGCGCGCCTGGGCCGCGATCGTGTACGCCTTCCTGCCCGCCGTCACCGGCGCGCTCGCCACCGGCCGCCTGGGCACCGCCGTCCTCGCGATCCTGCTGCCCCTCATCGCCCGCGCGGGCGCCGCGGCCGCCGGGCTCGCGAACAGCACGGGGGCGCGCGGCAGCTGGCGTGCCACCTGGGCGTACGCGCTGCTGCTGACGATCACCACCGCGTTCACCCCGATCGTGTGGCCCATCGCGCTGCTCCTCGGCCTCGGACTCCTCGTCGTGCGCCGCCGCGAGCTCATCGCCTACGGCCCGCGCTTCCTCGCCCAGCTGGGCACCCCGCTGCTGATCCTCGCCCCCTGGTCGCTGACGCTGCTGCCGTTCGGCTTCTTCGAGGAGGCCGGTCTGGAGTACGGCCCGAGCACGGCCTCGGCGACCGATCTGCTCGGCATCAGCCCCGGCGGACCGGGCACGGTCGGCGGGCTGACGCTCATTGGCGTCGTCCTGGCCGCACTGGCCGCCCTGCTGCGCGCGGAACGCCGGTTGGCCATCCGCACCGCCTGGACGGCGGCCCTGGTGGCCCTCGTCCTCGCGGTCCTCTCCAACGGCTCCACCTGGGCCGGCCCCGCGACCCTGGTCTACGGCATCGCCCTCCTCGCCGCCGCCACCCTGGGCGCCGACGGGGCCCGCCACCGGGTGGCCGAGCAGAGCTTCGGCTGGCGCCAGCCGGTTGCCGTGCTCATCGCGCTCGCCGCCGCCGTCGGCCCGCTGCTGGCCGCCGCCGGCTGGGTGCTCGGCGGCGCCGACGGGCCCCTGGAGCGGCGCGACCCCGTCCAGGTGCCCGCGTTCGTCGCCGAGGAGAGCGGCACCCGCGACCAGGCCCGCACCCTGGTCCTCGACAGCGACTCCACCGCCGAGGTGCGCTACACCCTGGTCCGCGGTTCCGGCGTCCGCCTCGGCGACGCCGAACTCACCGCCGGCGCCGGGGAGAACGAGCAGCTCGACAAGGTCGTCGCCAACCTCGTGGCGGGCTCCGGCGCCGACCAGACCGACGAACTCGGCGGCTTCGCCGTGCGCTACGTCCTGGTCCGGCCCGGCGCGCCCCGCGAGGTCAGCCGCGTCCTGGACGCCACGCCCGGCCTGAGCAGACTCAGCCAGCAGGACGGCAGCGCCCTGTGGCGGGTGGACCGCCAGGTCGCCCGCGTCACCGTCGAGGCATCCTCCGGCGACCCGAAGGCCGTCGCCGCGGGCCCCGTCGACGTGCACACCACCATCCCGGCCGGCGGCTCGGGCCGGGTCCTGCGCCTCGCCGACACCGCCGACGAGTCGTGGACGGCCACCCTCGACGGCAAGCCGCTCACCCCGACCACGGTCGACGGCTGGGCCCAGGGCTTCCAACTGCCCGTCGACGGCGGCAGGCTGGACGTCACCTTCGACGCCCCGGTCACCCACACCGGCTGGCTGTGGACCCAGGGCTCGCTCGCCGTCGTCCTCGTGGTCCTCGCCCTGCCCGGCCGCCGCCGGGACGTCGACGACGACCTCCCCGACGAGCCCGTCGCCGTGCCCGCCCAGGACGTCACCGGCGACGGCCGCCGCGCCCGCCGGCTGCGCGCCCAGGCGGAGGCGGAGGCCGAACAGTCCGCCGACACGGGCGCGGCGTCCCCCGCCGAGGAGGTCCCGGTCGGGGCCCCCGTCCCGCAGCAGCAGACGTACGCGCAGTGGGCGACCGCGGACCAGGCGGGCGCCGAGTACGGCCACTACGACCAGGCGTACCAGGGCGGCCAGCAGTACCCGGCGGGCACCTACGACCAGCAGCACTACCAGGCCGACCCCTACCAGGGCGCCCAGTACGACCCGTACGCCACCTACGGCGGTGACACGGCCTCGTACGACCAGACGTACGCCCAGGGCTACGACGCGACGTACGACCCGTCGCACGGCACCGGCGCCGACTCCGAGCGCCCCGACGGGAGCCACCAGCAGTGA
- a CDS encoding WhiB family transcriptional regulator, which yields MTELVQQLLVDDADEELGWQERALCAQTDPESFFPEKGGSTREAKKVCLACEVRSECLEYALANDERFGIWGGLSERERRRLKKAAV from the coding sequence ATGACCGAGCTCGTGCAGCAACTGCTGGTCGACGACGCGGACGAGGAACTCGGCTGGCAGGAGCGCGCGCTGTGCGCCCAGACCGATCCCGAGTCCTTCTTCCCCGAGAAGGGCGGCTCGACCCGCGAGGCCAAGAAGGTCTGCCTCGCCTGCGAGGTCCGCTCCGAATGCCTCGAATACGCCCTCGCCAACGACGAGCGGTTCGGCATCTGGGGCGGCCTGTCGGAGCGCGAGCGCCGCCGCCTCAAGAAAGCGGCCGTCTGA
- a CDS encoding cysteine dioxygenase produces the protein MNSDSDLQIAGDLLEVPHLLQAPRQHPVTVAEFVGLARSLADDRSRWEHLVEYDATTRWYHRLQTGPGYEVWLLSWVPGQGTGLHDHGGSSGVLTVLDGTLTERTDRGTRVLGAGAQRVFAPGYAHEVVNDTLEPAVSLHVYYPGLTDMPMHTKACAAGAATVTA, from the coding sequence ATGAACAGCGACAGCGACCTCCAGATCGCCGGCGACCTCCTCGAAGTACCCCACCTCCTCCAGGCGCCGCGCCAACACCCGGTCACCGTGGCCGAGTTCGTCGGCCTGGCCCGTTCCCTCGCCGACGACCGCTCCCGCTGGGAGCACCTCGTCGAGTACGACGCGACCACCCGCTGGTACCACCGGCTGCAGACCGGGCCCGGGTACGAGGTGTGGCTGCTGTCCTGGGTGCCGGGACAGGGCACCGGGCTGCACGACCACGGGGGCTCCTCCGGCGTACTGACGGTGCTCGACGGCACGCTGACCGAGCGCACCGACCGGGGCACGCGCGTGCTCGGCGCGGGCGCGCAGCGGGTGTTCGCGCCGGGCTACGCGCACGAGGTCGTCAACGACACGCTGGAACCGGCCGTCAGCCTGCACGTGTACTACCCCGGCCTGACGGACATGCCGATGCACACGAAGGCCTGCGCGGCGGGGG